One window from the genome of Paenibacillus azoreducens encodes:
- a CDS encoding helix-turn-helix transcriptional regulator, giving the protein MTDRLIRLMRIITLVQAKPGILARELAERCSTTERTIYRDMEALSAMHIPITHIGYGKGYQFIGSFALYPFDWTEEEAQAFKALAKVKDTIKPLLPDGFEGAYEKVMAAHQKQRLERMETELSEKGTPLSGKHIRKPTAEEQSQYLIPILFATLSQQIIQAEYYVPERNEILYGKIDPYLLVPWQQRFYLVGRNHNTGKLYTYRLKYFEQVVVLDDVFIKVHTNIQQDWQGDICGNEEGEPVTFKIRLSSAAIPKYKEKKDFVPFAETPEKDGSVILDITVEDVPEFMSWIVQFGSEAEIIEPVQYREMMKRNLEKWLAVYG; this is encoded by the coding sequence ATGACTGACAGATTAATTCGATTGATGCGCATCATCACGCTTGTCCAAGCTAAACCCGGCATTTTAGCCAGGGAGCTGGCGGAAAGATGCAGCACCACTGAACGGACAATATATCGCGACATGGAGGCTCTGAGCGCCATGCACATCCCCATAACACATATTGGATACGGAAAGGGGTATCAATTTATCGGCAGCTTTGCTCTATATCCATTCGACTGGACAGAAGAAGAGGCACAGGCTTTTAAGGCGTTGGCCAAAGTGAAGGATACAATCAAGCCGCTACTGCCCGACGGGTTCGAAGGAGCCTATGAAAAAGTAATGGCGGCACATCAAAAACAGCGGCTCGAACGAATGGAAACAGAGCTCAGCGAAAAGGGTACCCCTTTATCGGGAAAACATATCCGAAAACCGACAGCCGAGGAACAGTCGCAATATCTGATACCGATTTTATTTGCAACCTTATCCCAACAGATCATCCAAGCAGAATACTATGTACCGGAGCGGAATGAAATTCTTTACGGCAAGATCGATCCCTACCTGCTTGTTCCCTGGCAGCAGCGATTTTATCTGGTCGGGCGCAACCATAACACAGGGAAATTGTATACTTACCGGCTGAAATATTTTGAGCAGGTTGTAGTGCTGGATGATGTTTTTATCAAAGTACATACCAATATACAGCAAGATTGGCAAGGAGATATTTGTGGAAATGAAGAGGGTGAACCGGTTACATTTAAGATCAGGCTGTCCTCTGCGGCGATTCCGAAATATAAGGAAAAAAAAGATTTCGTTCCGTTTGCGGAAACGCCGGAGAAGGATGGAAGCGTCATTTTGGATATTACGGTTGAGGATGTTCCCGAATTTATGAGCTGG